Proteins encoded in a region of the Prunus persica cultivar Lovell chromosome G4, Prunus_persica_NCBIv2, whole genome shotgun sequence genome:
- the LOC18780414 gene encoding 50S ribosomal protein L21, mitochondrial isoform X1: MFMANRRRLQVLTRHASALFSTNTTFQSLQTTPPLPIYQPLKTLTSKFPLIFTNPDPNWSQTRHFSSSRIGDVNEDNEHSEEEDDDDDDDDYDDDDEAVGDSEDESVSGCGSKREYTAEEKEAEAAAIGYQVIGPLQKSDRVFKPYEPVFAVVQVRIGSHQFKVSNGDCIFTERLKFCEVNDKLILNKVLLLGSSSQTIIGRPLLPDAAVHAVVEEHALDAKVIIFKKKRRKNYRRTKGHRQELTKLRIVDVQGIEKPEVPEKPPKAPGRKPEKVAVAA, from the exons ATGTTCATGGCGAACCGACGGCGCCTCCAAGTTCTGACCCGCCACGCCTCAGCCCTCTTCTCCACAAACACTACATTCCAGTCCCTCCAAACTACACCTCCCCTCCCCATCTATCAACCCCTCAAAACCCTCACCTCCAAATTCCCTCTCATTTTCACTAACCCCGATCCCAATTGGTCGCAAACCCGCCATTTCTCGTCGAGCCGAATCGGAGATGTGAATGAAGACAATGAGCatagtgaagaagaagatgatgatgacgacgatgacgattatgatgatgatgatgaagcaGTTGGGGATAGTGAGGACGAGAGTGTTTCTGGGTGCGGCTCGAAAAGGGAGTATACTGCGGAGGAGAAAGAGGCGGAGGCCGCCGCTATTGGGTACCAGGTGATTGGGCCTCTTCAGAAATCTGATCGGGTTTTCAAACCGTATGAGCCGGTTTTCGCTGTGGTTCAGGTTCGG ATTGGTTCGCATCAGTTCAAGGTTAGCAATGGGGACTGCATTTTCACTGAAAGATTGAAGTTCTGTGAAGTGAATGATAAG TTAATATTGAACAAGGTTCTCTTGCTGGGCTCAAGTAGTCAGACAATAATCGGTAGGCCCCTACTACCAGATGCAGCAGTTCATGCAGTTGTTGAGGAGCAC GCATTAGATGCAAAGgtaattatttttaagaaaaagagaaggaagaattaTCGTCGAACCAAAGGACATCGCCAG GAATTGACGAAGTTGAGGATAGTTGATGTTCAAGGGATTGAGAAACCAGAAGTCCCTGAAAAGCCTCCAAAAGCACCTGGTAGGAAGCCAGAAAAGGTTGCTGTTGCTGCTTAG
- the LOC18780414 gene encoding 50S ribosomal protein L21, mitochondrial isoform X2: protein MFMANRRRLQVLTRHASALFSTNTTFQSLQTTPPLPIYQPLKTLTSKFPLIFTNPDPNWSQTRHFSSSRIGDVNEDNEHSEEEDDDDDDDDYDDDDEAVGDSEDESVSGCGSKREYTAEEKEAEAAAIGYQVIGPLQKSDRVFKPYEPVFAVVQIGSHQFKVSNGDCIFTERLKFCEVNDKLILNKVLLLGSSSQTIIGRPLLPDAAVHAVVEEHALDAKVIIFKKKRRKNYRRTKGHRQELTKLRIVDVQGIEKPEVPEKPPKAPGRKPEKVAVAA, encoded by the exons ATGTTCATGGCGAACCGACGGCGCCTCCAAGTTCTGACCCGCCACGCCTCAGCCCTCTTCTCCACAAACACTACATTCCAGTCCCTCCAAACTACACCTCCCCTCCCCATCTATCAACCCCTCAAAACCCTCACCTCCAAATTCCCTCTCATTTTCACTAACCCCGATCCCAATTGGTCGCAAACCCGCCATTTCTCGTCGAGCCGAATCGGAGATGTGAATGAAGACAATGAGCatagtgaagaagaagatgatgatgacgacgatgacgattatgatgatgatgatgaagcaGTTGGGGATAGTGAGGACGAGAGTGTTTCTGGGTGCGGCTCGAAAAGGGAGTATACTGCGGAGGAGAAAGAGGCGGAGGCCGCCGCTATTGGGTACCAGGTGATTGGGCCTCTTCAGAAATCTGATCGGGTTTTCAAACCGTATGAGCCGGTTTTCGCTGTGGTTCAG ATTGGTTCGCATCAGTTCAAGGTTAGCAATGGGGACTGCATTTTCACTGAAAGATTGAAGTTCTGTGAAGTGAATGATAAG TTAATATTGAACAAGGTTCTCTTGCTGGGCTCAAGTAGTCAGACAATAATCGGTAGGCCCCTACTACCAGATGCAGCAGTTCATGCAGTTGTTGAGGAGCAC GCATTAGATGCAAAGgtaattatttttaagaaaaagagaaggaagaattaTCGTCGAACCAAAGGACATCGCCAG GAATTGACGAAGTTGAGGATAGTTGATGTTCAAGGGATTGAGAAACCAGAAGTCCCTGAAAAGCCTCCAAAAGCACCTGGTAGGAAGCCAGAAAAGGTTGCTGTTGCTGCTTAG
- the LOC18779341 gene encoding vesicle-fusing ATPase, with protein sequence MAGRFGFSSSSPATTMIVTNTPAADLALTNLAYCSPTDLQNFAIPGTRLNLASVGDAFVLTVSPHQSIQKGHIALNAIQRRHARVSTGDSVSVSRFVPPEDFNLALLTLDLEFVKKGTKSEQVDAVLLSNQLKKKFMNQVMTAGQRVSFEFQGINYIFTVNQAAVEGQETSNGIERGMIVNDTYIVFETSKASGIKIVNQREAASSSIFRHKEFNLQTLGIGGLGDEFADIFRRAFASRVFPPHVTNKLGIKHVKGMLLYGPPGTGKTLMARQIGKMLNGKEPKIVNGPEVLSKFVGETEKNVRDLFADAENDQRANGDQSDLHVIIFDEIDAICKSRGSTRDGTGVHDSIVNQLLTKIDGVESLNNVLLIGMTNRKDLLDEALLRPGRLEVQIEISLPDENGRLQILQIHTNKMKESSFLAPDVNLQELAARTKNYSGAELEGVVKSAVSFALNRQLSLDDLTKPVDEESIKVTMDDFLHALHEIVPAFGASTDDLERCRIDGMVDCGDRHKHIYQRAMLLVEQVKLSKGSPLVTCLLEGPSGSGKSALAATVGIDSDFPYVKIVSAETMIGLHESTKCAQILKVFEDAYKSPLSIIILDDIERLLEYVAIGPRFSNVLSQTLLVLLKRLPPKGKKLLVFGTTSELGFLDSIGFCNTFSVTYNVPTLKTEDAKQVLAQLNVFADEDIHAAAEALNDMPIKKLYMVIEMAAQGEEGGSAEAIYSGKEKINIQFFYDCLQDIVRY encoded by the exons ATGGCCGGCCGGTTCGGGTTCTCATCCTCTTCTCCCGCGACCACGATGATAGTCACCAACACCCCGGCTGCAGATCTGGCTTTGACCAATCTGGCCTACTGCTCGCCCACCGATCTTCAAAACTTCGCCATCCCTGGCACCAGGCTCAATCTGGCTTCCGTCGGCGACGCCTTCGTCCTCACTGTCTC TCCTCATCAAAGCATACAAAAGGGTCACATTGCGCTGAACGCAATCCAACGGCGGCATGCTAGAGTGTCCACTGGCGATTCAGTGTCTGTGAGCAG GTTTGTTCCGCCTGAGGATTTCAACCTGGCGCTGCTCACGCTAGATTTGGAGTTTGTGAAAAAAGGGACTAAAAGTGAACAG GTTGATGCTGTTCTCTTGTCAAACCAACTTAAAAAGAAGTTTATGAACCAG GTTATGACGGCTGGACAAAGAGTATCATTTGAGTTTCAGGGGATTAATTACATTTTCACTGTTAATCAAGCTGCTGTAGAGGGACAAGAAACCTCTAATGGTATAGAAAGAGGAATGATTGTGAATGACACATACATTGTCTTCGAGACATCAAAAGCAAGTGGTATAAAG ATCGTAAATCAGCGTGAAGCTGCAAGTAGCAGCATATTCAGGCATAAAGAATTTAATCTTCAAACTCTTGGAATTGGTGGCTTAGGTGACGAGTTTGCAGACATATTTCGAAGAGCTTTTGCCTCCCGTGTATTCCCTCCACACGTGACAAATAA ATTAGGGATCAAGCATGTAAAGGGTATGCTGCTTTATGGGCCACCTGGTACTGGAAAAACTCTCATGGCTCGTCAAATTGGAAAGATGTTGAACGGGAAAGAACCAAAG ATTGTTAATGGCCCTGAAGTCTTGAGCAAGTTTGTCGGTGAAACTGAAAAAAATGTTAGGGATCTATTTGCCGATGCTGAGAATGATCAAAGGGCTAATG GAGACCAAAGTGATTTGCATGTGATAatctttgatgaaattgatgctATTTGTAAG TCAAGAGGATCAACTAGAGATGGTACAGGGGTTCATGACAGTATTGTGAACCAATTACTCACAAAG ATTGATGGCGTGGAGTCTCTCAATAATGTTTTGCTTATTGGGATGACTAACAGAAAAGATTTGCTCGATGAAGCCCTTTTGag GCCAGGACGTCTGGAAGTGCAAATTGAGATAAGCCTTCCTGATGAAAATGGTCGTCTACAGATTCTACAAATTCATACAAACAAGATGAAGGAGAGCTCTTTTCTTGCTCCGGATGTGAACCTCCAAGAGCTTG CGGCTCGCACAAAAAACTATAGTGGTGCAGAACTTGAAGGTGTCGTTAAAAGTGCAGTATCATTTGCTTTGAATAGGCAATTAAGTTTGGATGATCTGACCAAGCCAGTGGATGAAGAGAGTATTAAAGTTACCATGGATGATTTTCTGCATGCACTCCATGAAATTGTACCTGCATTTGGAGCCTCCACTGATGACCTTGAAAGATGCAG AATTGATGGCATGGTGGATTGTGGTGATCGACATAAGCACATTTATCAAAGAGCTATGCTGCTAGTGGAGCAAGTTAAATTGAGCAAAGGAAGCCCACTTGTTACATGCCTTCTGGAAGGCCCTAGTGGCAG TGGTAAATCTGCACTAGCAGCTACTGTTGGCATCGACAGTGATTTTCCCTATGTCAAGATT GTTTCTGCTGAGACAATGATTGGTCTTCATGAGAGCACCAAATGTGCCCAAATTTTAAAG GTTTTTGAGGATGCATACAAGTCACCATTGAGCATCATTATCCTCGATGACATTGAGAG GTTACTGGAGTATGTTGCTATTGGTCCGAGGTTTTCAAATGTGCTATCTCAAACACTGTTGGTCCTTCTGAAGCGCCTTCCTCCGaag GGAAAAAAGCTTCTGGTGTTTGGAACAACAAGTGAATTGGGCTTCCTAGATTCAATCGGTTTTTGTAATACCTTCTCTGTGACTTACAATGTTCCCACATTAAAGACAGAGGATGCAAAGCAG GTGCTAGCACAGTTGAATGTTTTTGCTGATGAAGACATTCATGCTGCGGCAGAGGCCCTAAATGAT atGCCTATCAAGAAGCTCTATATGGTAATTGAGATGGCAGCCCAGGGTGAGGAAGGAGGATCTGCCGAGGCAATCTACTCTggaaaagagaagataaacatCCAATTCTTCTATGATTGCCTTCAGGATATTGTTCGATATTAG